The stretch of DNA GAATCTATTATGCTTGATGGTGTTTACTGGGATCGATGGTAGCTTCCGTAGACCTCTTGTATTTGATTCGGGCTTAGGGGCAgcttcttgttgttttcttctcttctcttacacAGGTAGTTTGTTCAATCCTCATTTCCCCTTTACTCAATTGCTCAGAATTTTCCTTCGTTATGTCTGTTCTTTAATTTAACATTTGAAGAGAATTTTGTATTTGTCAAGCATAATTGCTAcatcatttataatttataattttgaattggCTTTTGAGTATTTTGATAGAAGGAAACAGAGCACAATGAAAATATTCCTACACAGTGATAGAAGTCAATCTCTATGCTATAGTTGGAAACAAGTAGAGAGATAAATTAGTTATTGCTCACAATTTTGAGTTTGCGCATAATTTCCACTCCAAATAACTTTCAATGATATCTAGACCGCAGAGCTCCTTCACAACCGGCATTGTAGCCGGAACAGGCAACTGAAACGTTGAACTGGAGGAACCATCCTTACCTTTCCACATGCATAGCTGTTTGCGTGCTTCTTTAACGGCTTGTCTGGTGGCACAGTGCACCGAAGCTGCCAGTAGCAACGGAGGCTCTCCCGAGGCTGCACTTAAGACTAAACGATATGATCGAAAATGTTGATTGCaagtttttgaaatgtttttttgttaactaacGAGTGACTGACCTTTAGAAGAGAGTACGCGTTTTTCATGGCATCCACTGTTTAGTAGTTCGACGTTGAACCTTCTAGGAATGGTGTCAACGGTCGGAATCTTGTATGTCCATGTGCTGTCTGTCAAAACCAGTCCTTCTGAATCTGTTATGTACTCTTCAAGCATGAAAAACCCAAGTCCTTGCACAAAAGATCCTTCAATCTGAAGAAGATTTAGACAGAAACACATTACAAAAGAATTTTCATTTGCTTTGTgtgctttatttttttattaataccTGTCCTAAATCGACAGCGGGATTGAGGCTTTTTCCACAGTCATATAAGATATCTGTCTGTAGAACCGTAGTTTGTCCCGTCACAAGGTCTACTTCAACCTATATTAACATCAATGAAGCACCAAAGTTACTCATCCTTCATCcaaatttcaagattttttgGGGAAGGAAAACAAAGCTTACCTCGCTGACAGCAACACCATAGTTAAGGTACCGCATGGGAAATTCTTCTGGAGTATATAAGTCACTAGCTGATAAGTTCACAGACTGAGCATAAGCCTGCGTATGGATATAACGAGAAGCTTAATCCTTAATTTGTTGCACCAGAAATAAGCAGANAATTGAGTTGTCTTCATCTGGCACTGCAAGAGCTGTTTGCGTCTCCATGTAAAAGAAGTATTGCGAGCCAAGACGTATCTGTTTCACATCAAAAGTAATAAAGATATAGNCAGCTGCGCAGCTACCCTCCGATGTTGTGCTACTTCCTGTGAAATTCCCTTGGACCATGCTCAATGTATCTGATTGTACAACCCTTGTCTTCTCCAAGAGATCTTCGGTTCCATCGCATTGTAGCATACCGAGAACATAACTAGTCATCTGCTTCACCTTTGTCCATATTCCTTGTCCTAGCTCGATTCCACCAACCTCAACAACAACTGTTCCATCGCTTAAAACACTTACTCTCCCTGGAGTTGCAAACATGGAAACCTGATAAATGATGGGTAATCGGCATATCCCTCGTTTTCTCCACATGTTAGAGTCGTTGAACTCTCTGACAACTGAAACCCGCTCATCATAGTTTGAGGATACGCCAACCTTATCCCACATCGAAGACAAAGTGTACTCATGTGGTTCACCAGCACTATCCTTGTAGAACAGGGCTAAGCTCTCATATGTATGGAAATTAATCTTTCTTATTGTATCAACCTCCAAGGAGAGGCTAGACGCTACATTTTCGATGATGGCTTCAGCGATATATGTACCCTGCACGTCCCCAGGGGCTCTCATGATTGCTCTGCTTAGAAGATTTGTTTTACAAAGTTTAATATCAAAAGATAAAGCGCCCCAGTTGTACTTCTTTAGCGCCCCTATGATATTTGCTGAAATTAACGTACTAAAACCAAGAGTAGCCCCTGCATCAATTAGTATTTCTAGCTCCAAGGCTGTGATCTTCCCTGTGGATTTGAATCCCACACTGAACGTTATCTTCATTGGATGCCTCCCACCAGTCATTATCATATCGGTCTTGCGGTTTACATAAGTCCTCACAGGACGCTGCAGTTTAGTAGCAGCAACCGCGCAAGCTGTTGCAACCTGAGACAGTTGACATATTTGGTCCATTTCCTTCAGGAAgtgaggaaaataaaaaataataaaagaggTCAGTTTGTGAAAAAATTACTGGCATTGACATGACAGCTTTTCCTCCAAAACCTCCACCGACACGTCTGGTTATGACACGGACGTTGTTTTCAGGGATGCCTAGGCAAGTAGCGATAGAGGTGTGTACGTACTGAGGGGTCTGACTTGAACTATATACTACAATTGAGTTGTCTTCATCTGGCACTGCAAGAGCTGTTTGCGTCTCCATGTAAAAGAAGTATTGCGAGCCAAGACGTATCTGTTTCACATCAAAAGTAATAAAGATATAGATATCAAAGATTTAGCTTCAAACTTTGGAAGACAACTACGTTACATACTTCCGAGCTGAGAATTCGATGATCAGCTGCAGCCATTCCTTTTGATGTGTCACCAACTTGTTGTGGGTAAAAGATAGGGATAATGTCGAACATACTAGATTTCTTGACCGCGTCTTCTATAGATAAGATTGGTGGTTCCAAACCCTCTGTTTCGTATTCAACGACTGCAAGATTTGCTGCAGCATCCGCATGTCTCTGCGTATCTGCAACCTGCGAAAACAAACTGGTGCTAAAACTGCACCTGGTGTTATGCAATTGAACTAATGGAAAAANCATTGGATGCCTCCCACCAGTCATTATCATATCGGTCTTGCGGTTTACATAAGTCCTCACAGGACGCTGCAGTTTAGTAGCAGCAACCGCGCAAGCTGTTGCAACCTGAGACAGTTGACATATTTGGTCCATTTCCTTCAGGAAgtgaggaaaataaaaaataataaaagaggTCAGTTTGTGAAAAAATTACTGGCATTGACATGACAGCTTTTCCTCCAAAACCTCCACCGACACGTCTGGTTATGACACGGACGTTGTTTTCAGGGATGCCTAGGCAAGTAGCGATAGAGGTGTGTACGTACTGAGGGGTCTGACTTGAACTATATACTACAATTGAGTTGTCTTCATCTGGCACTGCAAGAGCTGTTTGCGTCTCCATGTAAAAGAAGTATTGCGAGCCAAGACGTATCTGTTTCACATCAAAAGTAATAAAGATATAGATATCAAAGATTTAGCTTCAAACTTTGGAAGACAACTACGTTACATACTTCCGAGCTGAGAATTCGATGATCAGCTGCAGCCATTCCTTTTGATGTGTCACCAACTTGTTGTGGGTAAAAGATAGGGATAATGTCGAACATACTAGATTTCTTGACCGCGTCTTCTATAGATAAGATTGGTGGTTCCAAACCCTCTGTTTCGTATTCAACGACTGCAAGATTTGCTGCAGCATCCGCATGTCTCTGCGTATCTGCAACCTGCGAAAACAAACTGGTGCTAAAACTGCACCTGGTGTTATGCAATTGAACTAATGGAAAAATAGGACTGGACTTACCACAAGGGCGATGCATTCGCCTACATTAATGGTGAAATCCTCTGCGAATAAGCGAACTGAACCTAATCCAGTCTTCATACCCACATTTTCCCCACCTTTAGGAACATCCTTGCAAGAAATAACTGCAACAACTCCATGAGGTACCAAATTTTCTTTGAAATGAATACCTATTATCCGTGCGAATGGCTTTGTGCTATAGATGAATGCTCCGTAGAGGCAGTTTGTGGGAGATGgtatatcatccacataaacagCCTCACCAGAAGCCTGAAGGGAAGCTCCAGCTTTAGTAACAGGTTGACCAACCGGATTATATTCATTGGTTATAGGAACATGTTGTGAAGAAGACAACATTGGTAATGGTTTTGGTGGATCCAAGTTATAACCATTTGAAGGTTTATCTGTAGTATGGTGAGTTGTTAAGGTGTAAAGGAACTCGAAAAGGAAGCCTGGCGCCAAGCTTGAACTGTAAGCAGGATTGCTTGTACCGCCTTCAGGTACCACGACATTCCCAAGTAAGGTAATAGCCTCATACAGAACTTTGTCAGTGATTACTTTACCAGACAGAAACTCTTCAATTTCCTTGCACCTAATGGCGTGTTTGGTCCCGTAAGCCCCGAAAGCCAATCTACAGTTAACTACCGTTGTATCCTTCACTTGAGCTAAGAAAGCAGCATTCAGGTAAGCCAGAGCGTTTCCATTTGGACGCGGTGCAGCTCGATAGGTTTCAAAGAGCAATTCAGAGTTTGTTTCAGAATGCCAAAATGGAATTTCAATACTCACAACCAGATCATGAGCCTCAAGAGGAGATCCTTGGAGAAACTCTTCCAGTGTTAGCTTTTCAAGTCCTCTTGGCAAGCTCATTATGTTAACAAATGCACCAGCTGCAAGAAGTATGGTGGCCATGTCGGAAGGAAACTGTTTCCTCTGAGCCATTACAAGGTTTCCCCCAATGCTACCTAAGTTCCTGATAAATCTCGCGGCGATCTTTTCCATATGAGTAGCAAGTTTTCCAAATATCTTCTCCACTTCCGGTGAGACCCTAATCTCCTTCAAAGCAGCAATAACTTTAGAGATTGATACCACTGATCCTATCTCAACCCCATTCGGTTTCTCGCTTATCTCTTTCAGCTGCGGGATTCGAGTTATATCTACGTATTTTTCATAACTCTGCTCTCTTTCATCCTTATAGTATCCCATACTTGTGTTACCAGCAACCAGTTTCATCGAAACTCCAATACCATTAGCATTGTAACCTACCAATAAGCTATGGAGTTCCTCAACACTCGCTGGACTGCACCATCGGTACATCCCTGAATTCGTAGACTTAATCTCATCCTTGAGAAACTCCGGAAATGTATAGACACGCTTCTCACTATCAAATCGAGGTAAGCTCTTAATAGAATCCTTATCCCCTTTCCTACAGAAAGAGTTGAGTCCAAGATCCTCAATGTCAATATCCGAAGCAAAGCTCTTGCAAGCATCAACAATCGGACGGTAGCCAGTGCACCGACATAAGTTTCCCGAGATAGCCTTCTCTGCTTCGACAACGGTAAGCTCGGAAGAATGAGACTTGTCAGCGTCTAAGAgtgcagagaagagagaaacagacATCCCTGGTGTGCAGAAACCACACTGAGAGGCGTGGAAACCGGATAATCGCTTGTGAACCGGGTGGAAACCGTCTCTGCTGTTCCCAAGTCCTTCTGAAGTCGTAATGCTGCAGTGGTTTATACTGCAGAGAAGGGTGAGACAAGAGCTGACAGTGAAATCTTCTACTTGTTGTAGAACAGGATCGTACTTGGAAAGAagaacaacacaagcaccacATCCTCCtgaaccaaaacaacaacaataacacaatATGAGACAAAGAACACTacagtgaaaaagaagaagaaaagagataatcAAGTAATCACCTTCGCCGCAGCTGAGCTTAACACTCTTGAAAGGAGTCTGGTAACGAAGGAACTCCAACAAAGTTGTTGAAGGGTCAACGGAGGAGAGCTCAAGGTCGAACCTTTGCCCATTAATTGCGAAAACCAAGCTcattctctctccttttttcttttttctctttctttctctgtctgTGTAATCACTTATCGGTGCGTCCGTGCTCAGGCACCTGGTGGCTTAAGGCAAAATGTGGCctaaatgtcaaaaaaaaaaaatttggtggcTGTAGGCAAATGCCTTTTTGCTAACACCATAAGCACGGCTCTACTTAAGTGTATACGGAATATTCCTCGTCCACATACATAAAAAGGACAAATATTTTGACGACCCTGATTCGAGATCTTCAAGGCAGTGTGGACATCGCTTTCATCACTAAATCGAGACTTGTTTACCTAAATCCTGTCTCTGTGTACACTTTTTTGGTCTCCAAATGGTACAAGTCTAAAGGACCTCATCTGCCTACAGaaagtataatataataagatgtcTTTATCACCCAATGGATagttgttacaaaaaaaagatactttCTAATATAAGAGTGACAAGAAAACCATTTTTATACAAGCTCAATTATTTGTGTGAAAACTATATtcgaattaaaaacaaattatacaaaaatacacAAGACTACAAGAGTATCAGATAATGTGGTATTAAGGAACAAGAGCGAAGATGTTAGAGTCATGAAGGATATCTGAATAATAAAGGTTGAAATTGAGGCAGTCCCAAAAGCGAGATAGCCCAGATTTCCCATGTTTTGGTGATCTCAGGTGACACTTATGCAGCTCCTTCAActctttgtcaaaattttgcttcaccatcatcacctGTTTTAATGTGAATATAAAGCTCAGCTCTTGCAGCAAACTGAAGAAATGAGGATTTGATATGTAcactctttatcttcttcttcttttttacctGAGATGTGTTTATGCCTACCGTTTTTGTCCATGAATCGTTTGGGACTCGACCTGTACTCTGCATGCCTCTGGGAAGACAAGACCTGAAGTCCACTGCGCATTGCAAGATGTTCTCTATGATGTTAGATATTACTCGTGT from Camelina sativa cultivar DH55 chromosome 9, Cs, whole genome shotgun sequence encodes:
- the LOC104715208 gene encoding indole-3-acetaldehyde oxidase-like, which produces MSLVFAINGQRFDLELSSVDPSTTLLEFLRYQTPFKSVKLSCGEGGCGACVVLLSKYDPVLQQVEDFTVSSCLTLLCSINHCSITTSEGLGNSRDGFHPVHKRLSGFHASQCGFCTPGMSVSLFSALLDADKSHSSELTVVEAEKAISGNLCRCTGYRPIVDACKSFASDIDIEDLGLNSFCRKGDKDSIKSLPRFDSEKRVYTFPEFLKDEIKSTNSGMYRWCSPASVEELHSLLVGYNANGIGVSMKLVAGNTSMGYYKDEREQSYEKYVDITRIPQLKEISEKPNGVEIGSVVSISKVIAALKEIRVSPEVEKIFGKLATHMEKIAARFIRNLGSIGGNLVMAQRKQFPSDMATILLAAGAFVNIMSLPRGLEKLTLEEFLQGSPLEAHDLVVSIEIPFWHSETNSELLFETYRAAPRPNGNALAYLNAAFLAQVKDTTVVNCRLAFGAYGTKHAIRCKEIEEFLSGKVITDKVLYEAITLLGNVVVPEGGTSNPAYSSSLAPGFLFEFLYTLTTHHTTDKPSNGYNLDPPKPLPMLSSSQHVPITNEYNPVGQPVTKAGASLQASGEAVYVDDIPSPTNCLYGAFIYSTKPFARIIGIHFKENLVPHGVVAVISCKDVPKGGENVGMKTGLGSVRLFAEDFTINVGECIALVVADTQRHADAAANLAVVEYETEGLEPPILSIEDAVKKSSMFDIIPIFYPQQVGDTSKGMAAADHRILSSEIRLGSQYFFYMETQTALAVPDEDNSIVVYSSSQTPQYVHTSIATCLGIPENNVRVITRRVGGGFGGKAVMSMPVATACAVAATKLQRPVRTYVNRKTDMIMTGGRHPMKITFSVGFKSTGKITALELEILIDAGATLGFSTLISANIIGALKKYNWGALSFDIKLCKTNLLSRAIMRAPGDVQGTYIAEAIIENVASSLSLEVDTIRKINFHTYESLALFYKDSAGEPHEYTLSSMWDKVGVSSNYDERVSVVREFNDSNMWRKRGICRLPIIYQVSMFATPGRVSVLSDGTVVVEVGGIELGQGIWTKVKQMTSYVLGMLQCDGTEDLLEKTRVVQSDTLSMVQGNFTGSSTTSEGSCAAXYIFITFDVKQIRLGSLKDLLCKDLGFSCLKTSRYIHTQAYAQSVNLSASDLYTPEEFPMRYLNYGVAVSEVEVDLVTGQTTVLQTDILYDCGKSLNPAVDLGQIEGSFVQGLGFFMLEEYITDSEGLVLTDSTWTYKIPTVDTIPRRFNVELLNSGCHEKRVLSSKASGEPPLLLAASVHCATRQAVKEARKQLCMWKGKDGSSSSTFQLPVPATMPVVKELCGLDIIESYLEWKLCANSKL